A single window of Halanaerobiaceae bacterium ANBcell28 DNA harbors:
- a CDS encoding HAD-IIIC family phosphatase, with the protein MMGNKKGFVEKLDSTIQITVITNITLKLYFIPYLSKNFKEKEIITNVSYISFHNYLEKMNTITESNIIIIWLNFEVMFPDVLNRTIRMEKNNKQIIDNIVEYIKSFYETIHKLSKAKIIWISFEDYYDKTNLLTGNILQNTIVDTINLELVKITRNQSTPTTSLIDFKKIIANIGIQNALNYKNKYRWNCPYTKILFKHVANEIFRQYLIIKRETPKCIILDCDNVLWGGILSEEGIENIKLSNVGIGRVYQDFQRYLLKLYNLGIILTLCSKNDVDDVLYVFRNHSQMILREKHISCYQVNWNNKANNIINISKMLNIGLDSMIFLDDSKYEIETVKELLPNVKAMLFDIKQFQSYLSMFNLDINLSKKNISLRHKTYKTNIQRKQLKDETISNDHYLKLLKTKVIISEAIDAEINRISELSQRTNKCTNGKRYDILELKKKFISSKYNLFSVYVSDKFGDLGLVGALGIIVTDNCTKLDLFCLSCRALGRKVEKKMIDYVTNTFKLNDYYFITTNKNNKIKDLLGEIKY; encoded by the coding sequence ATGATGGGTAATAAAAAAGGGTTTGTAGAAAAATTAGATTCTACAATTCAGATTACAGTCATTACAAATATCACTTTGAAATTATATTTTATCCCATATTTATCAAAGAATTTTAAAGAAAAAGAAATTATAACGAATGTTAGTTACATTAGTTTCCATAACTATTTAGAAAAGATGAATACAATAACTGAGTCGAATATTATTATTATATGGCTTAATTTTGAAGTTATGTTTCCTGATGTTTTGAATAGAACTATTCGTATGGAAAAAAACAACAAACAAATTATTGATAATATTGTAGAATATATTAAATCATTTTATGAAACAATTCATAAATTATCTAAAGCGAAGATAATATGGATCAGTTTTGAAGATTATTATGATAAAACTAATTTATTAACCGGTAATATATTACAAAATACTATAGTTGATACCATAAACTTAGAATTAGTCAAAATTACCAGGAATCAATCAACACCAACTACTTCTTTAATAGATTTTAAAAAAATTATTGCTAATATTGGTATTCAAAATGCTTTGAATTATAAAAATAAATATAGGTGGAATTGTCCATATACAAAAATACTTTTTAAACATGTTGCAAATGAAATATTTAGACAATATTTAATAATAAAACGAGAAACTCCTAAATGTATTATACTAGATTGTGATAATGTTTTATGGGGCGGTATTTTAAGTGAAGAAGGCATTGAGAATATAAAATTGAGTAATGTTGGAATAGGAAGAGTATATCAAGACTTCCAAAGATATTTATTAAAATTATATAATTTAGGGATTATATTAACATTGTGTAGTAAAAATGATGTAGATGATGTATTGTATGTCTTCCGTAACCATAGCCAAATGATACTTAGAGAAAAACATATTTCTTGTTATCAAGTTAATTGGAATAATAAGGCTAATAATATAATCAATATTTCTAAAATGTTAAATATTGGACTAGATAGTATGATTTTTCTAGATGATTCAAAGTATGAAATTGAAACTGTAAAAGAGTTATTACCTAATGTTAAAGCAATGCTTTTTGATATAAAACAATTTCAAAGTTATCTTAGTATGTTCAACTTAGACATTAATTTAAGTAAAAAAAATATAAGTCTGCGTCATAAAACCTATAAAACCAATATACAAAGAAAGCAATTAAAAGATGAAACTATATCAAATGATCATTACCTTAAATTACTAAAAACAAAAGTTATTATATCTGAAGCTATAGATGCAGAAATAAATAGAATTTCTGAATTATCTCAAAGGACAAATAAATGTACTAATGGTAAGAGATATGATATTTTAGAATTAAAGAAAAAATTTATATCCAGTAAATATAATTTGTTTTCTGTATATGTTTCTGATAAATTTGGGGATTTAGGTTTAGTTGGTGCTTTAGGAATTATAGTAACGGATAATTGTACTAAATTAGATTTGTTTTGTTTATCCTGTAGAGCACTTGGTAGAAAAGTAGAAAAAAAAATGATAGACTATGTTACTAATACGTTCAAATTAAATGATTACTATTTTATAACTACAAACAAAAATAATAAAATTAAAGATTTATTAGGAGAAATAAAATATTAA
- the acpS gene encoding holo-ACP synthase: MLSSGIDLVNLSRFHSILKSNKRFKSRVYTCSERYYCDQYKFYWRYYAQIFAGKEAVVKALGTGINGFAWQDVEIAYFDGVFKVNLYNIAREIIRSKNIEEIKISLSHDKNYAIAFAVAL; this comes from the coding sequence ATGCTAAGCAGTGGTATAGATCTTGTAAATTTAAGTAGATTTCACTCTATTCTTAAAAGTAATAAGCGATTTAAGAGTAGAGTCTATACTTGTTCTGAGAGATATTACTGTGACCAATATAAATTTTATTGGAGATATTACGCACAAATATTTGCCGGAAAAGAAGCAGTCGTAAAGGCATTAGGTACAGGTATTAATGGTTTTGCCTGGCAGGATGTTGAGATAGCATACTTTGATGGAGTGTTCAAAGTTAATTTATATAATATTGCCAGGGAAATTATTCGTTCAAAGAATATTGAAGAAATAAAGATATCATTATCGCATGATAAGAATTATGCTATAGCTTTTGCAGTAGCATTATAA
- a CDS encoding ATP-binding cassette domain-containing protein has protein sequence MLQLKNVNIKLKNKNKLLLDNFNFTLNNNDKVAIIGEEGNGKSTLLKLIYNTDLIEEYCYFSGQIIKEDICLGYLEQEINSKWNSVCIYDYLVKNNPLSNTYDLLYDYSQLVSIFTRLKLKPALIQSKQKIGTLSGGEKIKIQLAKILIRNPDILLLDEPTNDLDILTLKWLENFIISSKKSIIYISHDETLIENTANTIIHLERIKKKQEPRHNIENMGYKDYISKRSSILEKQEQVAKKQREEHTKSMKHWRQIYSKVAHQQETITRQDPGGGRLLKKKMKAVKSLEHRLMKEKKDFLDIPDVEEAINIKFNDVDLPDRKVILDLNMDYLKVEEKVLSHNLQLLVKGSDHVAIIGDNGVGKSTLLKVIYKYLINREDINVAYMPQNYKEKLNYNKKPLAFLAPNGHKDDITRAYTYMGSMKFTKREMNQNIKELSGGQKAKLLFLEMILNEYNVLLLDEPTRNFSTLSNSVIIDGLKEFNGVIISVSHDRKYIREVCNCTYKLTVEGLKQLKYDF, from the coding sequence ATGTTACAATTGAAAAATGTTAATATAAAATTGAAAAATAAAAATAAATTATTACTTGATAATTTTAATTTTACATTAAATAATAACGATAAAGTTGCAATAATTGGAGAAGAAGGAAATGGGAAGAGTACACTTCTTAAATTAATATATAATACTGACTTAATAGAAGAATATTGTTATTTTAGTGGCCAAATAATTAAGGAAGATATTTGTTTAGGATATCTAGAACAAGAAATTAATTCGAAATGGAATAGTGTATGTATTTATGATTATCTCGTTAAGAATAATCCTCTATCCAATACATATGATCTTTTATATGATTATTCTCAATTAGTTTCTATTTTTACGAGATTAAAGTTAAAACCTGCATTAATACAGAGCAAACAAAAAATTGGAACTTTATCTGGTGGAGAAAAAATAAAAATTCAATTAGCAAAGATATTAATTAGGAACCCTGATATATTACTATTAGATGAGCCTACAAATGATTTAGATATTTTAACATTAAAGTGGTTAGAAAATTTTATTATTTCTAGTAAGAAATCTATAATATATATATCGCATGATGAAACTTTAATAGAGAATACAGCTAATACGATCATCCATTTAGAGCGGATAAAAAAGAAGCAAGAACCAAGGCATAATATTGAGAATATGGGTTATAAAGATTACATTAGCAAAAGAAGTTCAATATTGGAAAAACAAGAACAAGTAGCAAAAAAACAAAGAGAAGAACATACAAAAAGTATGAAACATTGGCGACAAATATATAGTAAGGTTGCTCACCAACAGGAAACAATTACAAGACAAGATCCTGGTGGTGGTCGTCTATTGAAAAAAAAGATGAAAGCAGTAAAATCTTTGGAACATAGGTTAATGAAAGAAAAAAAAGATTTTTTGGATATTCCTGATGTGGAAGAAGCTATTAATATTAAATTTAATGATGTAGATCTACCAGATAGAAAAGTTATATTAGATCTAAATATGGATTATTTAAAAGTTGAAGAAAAAGTATTATCGCATAATTTACAATTATTAGTCAAAGGGTCAGATCATGTAGCTATTATTGGGGATAATGGCGTTGGAAAGTCTACGTTATTAAAAGTAATTTATAAATATCTTATAAATAGAGAAGATATCAATGTAGCGTACATGCCACAGAATTATAAAGAAAAATTGAACTATAATAAAAAACCATTAGCTTTTTTAGCTCCCAATGGTCATAAAGATGATATAACCAGAGCATACACATATATGGGTAGTATGAAATTTACAAAGCGAGAAATGAACCAAAATATAAAAGAACTAAGTGGGGGGCAGAAAGCTAAACTATTATTTTTAGAAATGATTTTGAATGAGTATAATGTTTTATTACTTGATGAACCAACACGCAATTTTAGTACATTATCTAATTCTGTTATAATAGATGGTCTAAAAGAATTCAATGGTGTAATAATTAGTGTAAGTCATGACAGAAAATATATTAGAGAGGTTTGTAATTGCACTTACAAATTAACTGTAGAAGGGTTAAAACAATTAAAATATGATTTCTAA
- a CDS encoding phosphopantetheine-binding protein, whose protein sequence is MKDITVDSIIDILNSIIEDEEEITYNQINDDLTLLNIDSITFIRLIVIIEDEFNIEIPDEYLILNKMNTVNKIVNIISDIKRGIKI, encoded by the coding sequence ATGAAAGATATTACTGTTGATTCAATTATTGATATTTTAAACTCAATTATTGAAGATGAAGAAGAAATTACATATAATCAAATAAATGATGATCTTACCTTATTGAATATAGATTCAATAACTTTTATTCGATTAATAGTCATAATAGAAGATGAGTTTAATATTGAAATACCAGATGAGTATTTAATATTAAATAAAATGAACACAGTTAATAAAATTGTAAATATAATTTCTGACATAAAGAGAGGGATAAAAATATGA
- a CDS encoding ABC transporter ATP-binding protein: protein MKTRKVFNIILQTILSMWKTVPFNFIIAILLQLCFGLYPIANTWIVINLFDNANKIAQGITQVSNVFIIFAIGFAGLQVLKSLLILASGMNNNVCIYRKANSYFKINLGEKSSRLSLIDYENDEILNMLTRAKEVINEEKISDLYMQILMFLTSLIGILGIVGLLVVYSPWFIFIALPSVIPFLITRLIRGKEFYKLKYYQASKKRRMNYLWDLFNDRKSVKEMRIFGFDNYITRKWNDVRNEVIEEQWKVNIKDAKNLFWCNILQFIGYFSSVAFALFLVLEGSIGVGVFGACLAAFSQMQRNMKNLLIDLGSIGELTAFNGDYFEFLKLAEENNGVKHFKSLKHGIILKNVSFSYPNSNKKALHKINIEINKGEKVAIIGENGSGKTTLTKILLGIYSTQEGKVYFDNIDINSFDKKELYKSVTAISQNFVHYNLSLRENIAISDISNLNNDKRIIKSLENINLKTIISQLNSIDDILGREFGNIELSGGQWQKLAIARAIFKNSEFLILDEPTSSLDPLIESEILSKFIDIVKDKTAIIISHRVGLCKLVDKIIVLKDGRVVEKGSHEELIKNRREYYNLYKSQEQWYL from the coding sequence TTGAAAACTAGGAAAGTATTTAATATAATATTACAGACTATATTATCTATGTGGAAAACTGTCCCATTTAATTTTATAATAGCGATTTTATTACAATTATGTTTTGGTTTATATCCTATCGCTAATACATGGATAGTCATCAATCTTTTTGATAATGCTAATAAAATTGCTCAGGGGATTACTCAAGTATCAAATGTATTTATAATTTTTGCAATAGGATTTGCAGGATTACAAGTTTTAAAAAGCTTACTTATATTAGCAAGTGGAATGAATAATAATGTTTGTATATATAGAAAAGCTAATAGCTATTTTAAAATTAATTTAGGAGAAAAATCATCACGTCTTTCTTTAATAGATTATGAAAATGATGAAATCTTAAATATGTTAACCCGTGCAAAAGAAGTTATTAATGAAGAAAAAATATCTGATTTATACATGCAAATATTAATGTTTTTAACTAGTCTTATAGGTATATTAGGGATTGTAGGATTATTAGTAGTTTATAGTCCTTGGTTTATTTTTATTGCTTTGCCCAGTGTTATACCTTTTTTAATTACACGTTTAATAAGGGGTAAAGAGTTTTATAAATTAAAATATTATCAGGCATCGAAAAAACGTAGAATGAATTATTTATGGGATCTTTTTAATGATCGTAAATCTGTTAAAGAAATGCGTATATTTGGATTTGATAATTATATAACTCGGAAATGGAATGATGTTCGTAATGAAGTGATTGAAGAACAATGGAAAGTTAATATAAAAGACGCAAAGAATTTATTTTGGTGCAACATTTTGCAATTTATAGGTTATTTTTCCAGTGTTGCGTTTGCTTTATTTTTAGTACTTGAGGGGAGTATAGGTGTTGGTGTTTTTGGCGCTTGTTTAGCAGCATTTAGTCAGATGCAGAGAAATATGAAAAATCTATTAATTGATTTAGGCAGTATAGGTGAACTTACAGCTTTTAATGGTGATTATTTTGAGTTCTTAAAATTAGCAGAGGAAAATAACGGAGTAAAACATTTTAAAAGTTTAAAGCATGGAATTATTCTTAAAAATGTATCTTTTAGTTATCCAAATAGCAATAAAAAAGCATTACATAAAATAAATATTGAAATTAATAAAGGAGAAAAGGTAGCAATAATTGGCGAGAATGGCTCGGGAAAAACTACTTTAACTAAAATATTATTAGGGATTTACTCAACTCAGGAAGGTAAGGTATATTTTGATAATATAGATATAAATAGTTTTGATAAAAAAGAACTTTATAAAAGTGTGACGGCAATTTCACAAAACTTTGTACATTATAATTTGTCTCTGAGAGAAAACATAGCAATATCTGATATTTCAAATTTAAATAATGACAAAAGAATCATTAAATCGCTTGAGAATATAAATCTTAAAACAATTATTTCACAATTAAATAGTATTGATGATATTCTAGGTAGAGAATTTGGAAATATCGAATTATCTGGAGGACAATGGCAAAAACTTGCTATTGCTAGGGCAATTTTTAAAAATAGTGAGTTTTTAATACTTGATGAACCAACTAGTTCTCTTGACCCTCTTATAGAGTCAGAAATTTTATCAAAATTTATTGACATTGTAAAAGATAAAACTGCGATTATTATCTCTCACAGAGTAGGGCTTTGTAAACTTGTTGATAAAATTATAGTTTTAAAAGATGGTAGAGTTGTAGAAAAAGGATCTCATGAAGAATTAATCAAAAATAGAAGAGAATATTATAATCTTTATAAATCACAAGAACAATGGTATTTATAA